Proteins found in one Herbiconiux sp. A18JL235 genomic segment:
- the pgl gene encoding 6-phosphogluconolactonase: MTTDRRVLVHPDKEALAGSVAARFITKVIDILDEVDEAHIVLTGGTMGAAVLESVRASAASDTIDWGRLHFWWGDERFVPKNDPDRNELQAREALLDHMPVDESKVHPFPSSDEIHDLDEAARFYAAELAAAAPEGRQYPRFAIMFLGVGPDGHIASLFPGHDEIRITDKTVVPVRNSPKPPPLRLSLTLPVIQSADRIWMVLAGADKASAIGLALAGASTDEVPVAGAQGRKRTVFFVDREAAAEVPESLIAPSY, encoded by the coding sequence GTGACCACTGATCGCCGAGTACTCGTTCACCCCGACAAAGAGGCACTCGCCGGTTCGGTGGCGGCACGGTTCATCACCAAGGTCATCGACATCCTCGACGAGGTCGACGAGGCGCACATCGTGCTCACCGGCGGAACCATGGGTGCCGCCGTGCTCGAGTCGGTGCGCGCCTCAGCAGCCTCCGACACCATCGACTGGGGCCGGCTCCACTTCTGGTGGGGCGACGAGCGCTTCGTGCCGAAGAACGACCCCGACCGCAACGAGCTGCAGGCGCGTGAGGCGCTGCTCGACCACATGCCGGTCGACGAGTCGAAGGTGCATCCCTTCCCGTCCTCCGACGAGATCCACGACCTCGACGAGGCGGCACGCTTCTACGCCGCCGAGCTCGCCGCCGCTGCACCCGAAGGTCGCCAGTACCCTCGCTTCGCCATCATGTTCCTGGGCGTCGGTCCTGACGGGCACATCGCGTCGCTGTTCCCCGGGCACGACGAGATCCGCATCACCGACAAGACCGTCGTTCCCGTGCGCAACTCCCCCAAGCCGCCGCCGCTGCGCCTCAGCCTCACGCTGCCGGTCATCCAGTCGGCCGACCGCATCTGGATGGTGCTCGCCGGTGCCGACAAGGCGTCGGCGATCGGCCTCGCCCTCGCCGGGGCGAGCACCGATGAGGTACCGGTGGCAGGGGCCCAGGGGCGCAAGCGCACGGTGTTCTTCGTCGACCGCGAGGCCGCAGCCGAGGTACCCGAGTCGCTCATCGCGCCGAGCTACTGA
- a CDS encoding glucose-6-phosphate dehydrogenase assembly protein OpcA — translation MIVDLPDTTTSKISKSLVKIREEGGAVALGRVLTLVIVTSLGQEEDAIEAANDASREHPMRVIVVSTDQENDGLTTGRGARLDAQIRVGGDAGASEVIVLRAYGAAASDQEGLVTGLLLSDAPVVVWWPGAAPENVSASDLGRIATRRITDSSNQANPYEALLSRAKSYAPGDTDFAWTRLTLWRAQLAAVLDQPPYQPVTAIEVSGASDSPSTLLLAAWLRHQLKVPVDYGLLSRAANGSSGIHGVVLSRESGPIELVRDIPNVARLSQPNQPTHDLSLPRRNLRDCLAEELRRLDPDDLYGEVITQGLAELLEKNEGSVRDAV, via the coding sequence GTGATCGTCGATCTGCCCGACACCACCACCAGCAAGATCTCGAAGTCGCTGGTGAAGATCCGCGAGGAGGGCGGCGCCGTCGCTCTCGGCCGCGTGCTCACCCTCGTCATCGTCACCTCGCTGGGCCAGGAGGAGGACGCCATCGAGGCGGCCAACGACGCCTCGCGCGAGCACCCGATGCGCGTCATCGTGGTCTCCACCGACCAGGAGAACGACGGCCTCACCACGGGGCGCGGCGCACGGCTCGACGCCCAGATCCGGGTCGGCGGCGACGCCGGGGCGAGCGAGGTCATCGTGCTGCGCGCCTACGGGGCGGCGGCGAGCGACCAGGAGGGCCTCGTCACCGGACTCCTGCTCTCCGACGCTCCCGTCGTGGTGTGGTGGCCAGGTGCAGCACCCGAGAACGTGTCGGCCTCCGACCTCGGCCGCATCGCCACCCGTCGCATCACCGATTCGTCGAACCAGGCGAACCCCTACGAGGCGCTCCTCTCGCGCGCCAAGTCGTACGCGCCGGGAGACACCGACTTCGCCTGGACCCGCCTCACCCTGTGGCGCGCCCAGCTGGCCGCGGTGCTCGACCAGCCGCCCTACCAGCCGGTGACGGCGATCGAGGTGTCGGGCGCATCCGATTCGCCGTCGACGCTGCTGCTCGCCGCCTGGCTGCGGCACCAGCTGAAGGTTCCCGTCGACTACGGACTGCTCTCGCGGGCCGCGAACGGCTCCAGCGGCATCCACGGCGTGGTGCTCTCACGGGAGAGCGGGCCGATCGAGCTGGTGCGAGACATCCCCAACGTCGCGCGGCTCAGCCAGCCCAATCAACCCACGCACGATCTCTCGCTCCCCCGCCGCAACCTCCGTGACTGCCTGGCCGAGGAGCTGCGGCGACTCGACCCCGACGACCTGTATGGTGAAGTCATCACCCAGGGTCTCGCCGAGTTGCTGGAGAAGAACGAGGGCAGCGTCCGCGACGCCGTCTGA